A region of Salinibacter sp. 10B DNA encodes the following proteins:
- a CDS encoding pitrilysin family protein yields the protein MSTSSPNLASRVQDREAGPGRLLTLQTSVDDIVSWRGSFLAYPNLAAGDDLLQELTVSLLDKGTEQRDRFELARVLEDCGAKLNLSSDGLYIDVSGRALTEDLPRVMDVLAEMLRTPSFQQEEFEKAQAQALADVQRRMEKTSAQASAALTRRLFGRGHPNYSEAPETVMRELQQITLDDVRAYHAAHFGATEWTLAVVGDLEHDAVASVVDDTFAGWTPHDTAPSHDTDGVSEADVGRSVVPMPDKSNVDVRMGHAVPIRRDHDDYPALYVGNYILGGDFAARLMATVRDEKGLTYHIGSGLSGVSTRYSGYWQTSVTLSHDALEEGIAATKDVIRQFVEEGATEDELGSKKTTITGSYAVGLATTQRLAQSILTNAERGFDLDYLDRFPEEIEALTLDDVNEAVRTHLRPEAMHEALAGTQPEPVEV from the coding sequence ATGTCTACTTCTAGTCCGAATCTTGCCTCTCGGGTTCAGGATCGTGAGGCCGGTCCGGGACGATTGCTCACCCTCCAGACGTCCGTTGACGACATCGTGTCGTGGCGGGGGTCGTTTTTGGCCTACCCCAATCTTGCCGCCGGCGACGACCTGCTACAAGAATTGACCGTCTCACTTCTCGACAAGGGGACGGAACAGCGGGACCGGTTTGAGCTTGCCCGCGTCCTCGAAGATTGCGGCGCAAAGCTTAACCTGTCGAGCGACGGCCTCTACATCGACGTTTCAGGGCGCGCGCTGACAGAAGATCTGCCCCGCGTGATGGATGTGCTGGCGGAAATGCTGCGAACGCCCTCGTTTCAGCAAGAGGAGTTCGAAAAAGCCCAGGCTCAGGCCCTCGCAGACGTGCAGCGCCGGATGGAAAAGACCAGCGCACAAGCCTCTGCGGCCCTCACGCGTCGTCTCTTTGGCCGAGGGCATCCCAATTACAGCGAGGCGCCGGAGACGGTGATGCGTGAGCTTCAGCAGATTACGCTCGACGACGTTCGGGCGTACCACGCCGCTCACTTCGGGGCGACCGAATGGACGTTGGCAGTGGTTGGGGATCTGGAGCACGACGCAGTGGCGTCGGTCGTGGACGATACATTTGCGGGGTGGACGCCGCACGACACGGCGCCGAGCCACGACACGGACGGCGTGTCGGAGGCAGACGTTGGAAGAAGCGTGGTCCCGATGCCCGACAAGTCGAATGTCGATGTACGAATGGGGCACGCCGTTCCGATCCGACGGGACCACGATGACTATCCCGCCCTCTATGTGGGCAACTACATTCTGGGCGGCGATTTTGCGGCTCGGCTCATGGCGACGGTGCGGGACGAGAAGGGGCTCACCTATCATATCGGCTCAGGGCTTTCGGGCGTCTCCACGCGCTATTCAGGATACTGGCAGACCAGTGTCACCCTCAGCCACGATGCGTTGGAGGAGGGAATTGCCGCGACAAAGGACGTAATCCGGCAATTTGTGGAGGAGGGGGCGACCGAAGACGAGCTGGGAAGCAAGAAAACCACGATTACTGGCTCCTACGCAGTGGGGCTCGCGACGACACAGCGATTGGCCCAGTCCATCCTCACCAATGCTGAGCGCGGGTTCGATCTTGACTACCTGGATCGCTTTCCCGAAGAGATTGAGGCCCTGACGCTCGACGACGTGAACGAGGCCGTGCGCACGCATCTCCGCCCGGAGGCGATGCACGAGGCACTGGCGGGGACTCAACCAGAACCGGTTGAGGTATAA